DNA sequence from the Antennarius striatus isolate MH-2024 chromosome 3, ASM4005453v1, whole genome shotgun sequence genome:
GTCTGACTGAAGACCTTCTCCCCACAGACCTCTGGTTGCTCCTCAGTGGCTTCCTCCTACAGTGAGGATCAAGGCAGAGATCAGAGTCCAGCAGAGAGGTTCAGACATGAACAGGATGTCCACCCACAGCTGTGAGCAGCAACCAAAGATTAAAACGCTTTAAAAGCTAAAAGAAGATTCTTTGACCACGCTGCGTCGCTGTTCCTGCTCTGCTAACAAACTGACCTCTGGGGGTTTCTCTGGGCTTTCAGTCAGAAGAGTCCACATGTTGTTCTTTAGCCTCTTCATGTCCATTTTCTTTGCAGTCTTTGCGTAATTGATCTCAATCTTGTTGACCtacaaaaacaataatgaacaacaacataaaacaaaaaaatactgtagatcGCAGACAAAACGCAAAACTAAAGTCGTTTCAAACGGAAACCTTCTGGCTTAGTTACTTTTTTTTAGACCACTATTTAGAGAATTATTTTCCTAAAGATTCAGTGTTCTCACCCTGTGTGGCTCCGGCACCAGATCATCCTCCCCGTAAGTGGAGACTCCCTCTAGATCTTGTGAGGGTGGAGGTAAACTGTCACCTGACGGCTGGGTGTCATCGGAGCCGGCAAAGCCTTCAACGTCATCATCACTGTCTCCTCCCTGCAGAGGAAGAGACAAAcagcctgggtctacttttatttatggtaaaaaaaacaagctgtgCATTCAGTTAAacatcctgcattgaaaattgacaaTAAATATTGTATGTGGACataaagacacaaactggactaaAATTGACGAGGGTAAATCAACACACTTGCAATCCCGGACAGAAGTTGTTTGTGTCGTTGGCGTTGTTGTAGTTGTAGTCTCCGATCTCTTCTCCGAGCTCTCCAGACAGCCTCTTCTGGCCTTCAGGACACAGCTAGAAGAAATACAGATGGACGAGTCACAGGATGTTCTATGTTACTGTCCGTCTCTCCCACCGGCCCGGCGTCTGACAGGAGGGGTGGAGACTCACCGATGTGGACGGTTTGAGGCCGAGCTGGGACAACGTCTCAGGAGGAAACTGGAAGTCAGCCGGTAGAGTGGTTTTCTTGTTGCTGGCGCTGAGGGCAGACTTGCTGTTGGTGGTGGCCGCCTGGGAGAAAACCAGCAACAGATAGTTAGATATCAGCATGTTTTACTGATCAAACAGCAGTGACACTTAAACTCATCATATTTATTGCACAGTATCAGTATTTCCTCCACCACCGATTGAATCGAGTTCAGTCACTGCTTTGTGGGGATGAACAAATTCAAACTTATTcacttccacacacacagttacgaaaaatttagttttaaaggaacagttcagcATTGGCAGAGGTACCTTAGGTTGTAGCATGTTTTTACCACAGGtgtgatattattattaatccaaCTCTGACTGAAGGGAAATAAATGTCCGTGTATTTCATGAATGTGCTGAGTTTGGAACAACGAAAGCAGAAAGGCTCCTTACTCTTGTTGTGCGGAAGAAGGGGTCAAAGTTGAGGTCGTCACTAAAGTCGATTTCAAACGTCTTCTTGGGTTTCCTCTTCCGAACCTCCTTGTCAGGCAAATGGTCCACTAGACAGGATGAagcacacacaggtgagacTCCTGATGTGTCTGATCAGTCTGTACTGCTCAGAAAGAGGTGAGCAACTAACTCACAGCAAGATCAGTGAGAGAAGAAGCAAGGCCTAATGTGTGGAGTTTAACTGAGCAACAAAATACAGTTCTAGCGTTACAATgctatgaaaaaataattttcctattctttttttcaaagttCTTTTGCATATTTTGTACACTTATGTTTCAGACTGAACATATTCTAGGATTCAAACAATTATAACCCaagtaaatacaacaaaatacaatGCATCAGAATCTGAATCCTTTATTAATTCAGAGGGGGAAATGTCTTAagtgtaattaattaaatagTGTAATTTATTAAGGGAAAAAGTCAACCGTACCTACATACTTGAAAAGTTAAATAAGCCTCcattaaaacatgaattaaCTGTTAAATCAAGAAACTACTGAAAACGAAGCTTTCTGACAAAGTCAGGGAAATTCCAGCAAATTCCACTTTccaactcaaattttttttgttgaacagaACAACTataacaattacaataataataataattagaattcTTTAGCCCTTTTCTAGGCACTCAAAGATACTTTACAGTCGATCCATTTTTCATTCACTCCTGTCTCTTGCTCGGGTTTAAAAGTAATGTGACTTTGAGTATATTATGTATTAACTATATAAACCTTCAAAGTAAATAGCAACTGGAATTATCAAGCAAATGTAGATTGAAAAATAGTATATTTCAGTGTAAATCCATCAGTTTGACGTACGTTTGTGTTTAGGCTTGAACTGCCAGTAGCCGGGCCCCGCCCACGTGGCCATGGTCCTGGGGCTGAAGTACGAGTACTCCCTGGGCTGAGAGGACAGCTGCAGACACATGGTGGCGATGTCTCCCTCCCCAATGGGAATCACGTCCCTGtcaaaagcaacacacacacacattagtccTCCCCATAAATTAGTTGATAAAGGCTCCACGGGTTTGATTTGAGCCCATTAACAATCGCCTGAGTTCAATTCCTACTTCAGTTGTGATAATATTAGGCAGTACAATCATTTAACCTCCATAATTATGTAATGAATCCTGAAACACTGGCCTAAGTATTCATTAAGACAAAGAGGCTCATTTCCTGCAGACCTTAATGAAGGCTGTTCTTTCATAACAGAAGCTTTAATCAGCAAGAGAGAAAACCATTAGAATAATGGGTCACTGCTGAATGTTCAGGCTGGTTCCTTTCAGACTCAATGGATAGAAAGAAAAACCATCCATACGATCCATTCTTACCGTCCTTTGCCGGAGCCAGAAGCCACACAGCCCTCCGTGTATTTCTCCTCAGAGTCACCGAGTCCTTCCTCGTAGTCGGCGTCAAACTCAGGACAGTCGTCTTCGGGCTCCGGCTCCGGCTCGGCGTTCACGTCGAACGCGTGCTCGCCTTGCTTCATCTTCTCCAGGAGCTGATTTGTGGTCTGGAATGAGATGCAGTCAGGCAGGAGGAACCCCGAGATCCGTCAGTTTGTGTTAATAGACTCGTCTCGTTCATTACAAAACAGATACAGAAAAGAAAGATTATAGATCCTAGTACTCTCTTCTATTACagcaatccctcgttactcgcagttaacgCATTCCAGGAACCATCCATGAAAaccaaactatttatcttattatttacggtacttTAAACACCTAATTATTTTGTCAGATGACTGCTCCTGCGCCTCAACATGTGAAACAACCACCTGAAACGACGACGTGTGACAAAAGGTATCGTGAGTGGTTCCTCTGACCTGCTCTGGGTTCCAGCTGGTGAAGGAGAAGTCCTGCAGAGACGGGCAGATGGAGCTTTTCTCCTGGGAACGCTGCAGCCCGGCTGTAGAAACGCAGGACAGGGGGGACGTGTTCAGGTGGCGCTCACTGTCAGTCAGCTCTTAATGATGGTGTTAAATGTCTTATTAACAGGTTTTATTAATAATGAGACGTGTGAATTACCCATGAAGGGGGATGCAGGAACTCCCTGCGGAGGCGGAGGAGAGTAGGACGGTCTGGACTGGAGGAGGGTCATGTGGGAGGGGAACAGCAGCTCGCAGCGATTGTTCTCACTGAAGAGGACTGACAGGAAGACGCCGGAGGTGCTGCTCTCATCGAAGGACGAGGCCATCCTGTGAAACATCGGGTCCACCTGGAACACACAGcatcctcaaacacacaccaagGAAAAAACACTTTCCCTTTGCCACTAAAACAAAGTCAAAAGTTTACAGCATGTTCTTCTACTTTTTGTGTTAAACTATATTCCAAAGTTTAATGATTTAAGAACATGAATCATTCAAGTGCCACACATTTGATATAACGGGATCATTTGATCAGCAATCTCATCCTCTGATATTGATCATCCTATCATAATTAAGTTGTCATTTGATCTTATATTAgtctgcatacacacacacctcacacctcCTCTCAGATTCAGCGCTATTGATGTTGCTCAGGTTTTGCTCTACTGTCTTTTTAGGAGGCCTCTTTTTCTTTGGCTGCTTCACGGTCGCTTCACTGTCTGCCTCTtcgccacccccctcctccttctgtCCGTGAGCTGTACATGCAGAAAAACAAGaggaataaaaatacatcagaatAAAGGAACGTCGTTGACAGACCAATTTTAACATTCTGCCCGGAAAAAACTGTCTCACCCTCTCCTGGTTTGGTCTCGGCCCCCAGGCCCCCGAGCACCCTGTAAGCGTCAGCGTGAACAGCATCCACCCTCACGGCGTAGATCTTTGTGCTGGCGTCTAAAGTCCCTGCTGCCACCTGTGGGACATCAGAGCACACAGAACAGACGCACACGGACTGCTTGTGAAGTAAATCTGACAGATTAGAGTTACCTCAGATAACATTATTTCAGGTTTCTGGATAACTCTCCTAAGAGTCTTTTGAAAGAGAAACTGCAGTTTGCTCAGTTTAACTGAAGACAGACTTGATGAGCCTAAAGTATTTGCATTAGATAAAACACCGATATGTGCTGCATAATTTAGCACGAGTTTTAAACTACATTTATGACTCGGAAGCTCTACTTTAATGGATTCAAGATCTGTAAAGCTTCTTTTTTCTGAGTTTCATAGACATGAGTTCAAAGTGGGAAACAGTTAACACGGATAATATATTACATTCTACTTCATCAATTAACCAAAACGTACCTTGAAATTTGTGAGTTCAGAATCCTTTTGTTTGAGAATGTCGGCCATGTAATCGATCAGATGCAGGCCGAAGGCATTTTTTGTAGTGATTTTCTGCCAAAAACAAAAGGCAACTGTAAAATCCCTGAAACactgtgttctctctctctctgtgtctctaactacacacacacacatattaccggtacacacacgtacacacacatatacaatatattacatacagagttcattttacctccagaaagtagtgcatccctgggatgtgcttcaagaaaaatttatgcatcccaaaagtagtaacagaatatacagtagaagcgtacgcaaggatttagttttgccaatagtaaaatataataactaaatctgttaattttaatgtttttattaataacatcataactgtttaagtaaaaagaaaaaaggtaaaattatataaaagttttatcaaaatgttaaagcctggtagtcatttaaaaatacagctttagaaataaaaaaagatgtaagacagtttttttttttcagttgtgcTTTTCACTCAATTTATATAAACACATACTTACATTTTCAGTGGAGAGTTTTATGCAGGTGGAATAATGCTCTGAAATTTGTGCATTTGACAACTTGGGCACAGCAGCAGGGGTTCCTGTGGCACTGTGTGCAACAAGGACGTtatctttttaatcttttaacaAACATATTAGCATGGAAGATTTCAAGGTTCAATCTTTTGTCATTACACCGCACAGTTGCATCAAATTTCCACATGACATAATAAACCATTACCAAATGAATGCTGAAAACAGCCATAAAATGGTGAAGTCATATTTCTAATCTGCCCACCTATGACATGCAGAGTCGTTGAAGGAGGAGTCACTGGCAGCTTGAAGGTCAATGACCCTTGACCTTCGGCGTTGGCGCCGTTCCTTCTCGTCGTCGTTTCCAGGAAACGCTGCCATCAGTGGGGTGCTGCAGGATGCGGGGGACACACCCTTGCTCTTCAGGGACGACGTCCATCCTGGACGAACCCGGGAGATGGGGGTTGAGGCCGCGCTCATCTTAGCTGGAGACCAATAGAACAATTTAGTAACacatggatgaatgaatgaatgaatgaatggagtaAAGTCTCAGATTTAACAAAAACACCTGGTGACATATTGTGAAAGAGTAAGAAATAAAGTAATGAAATAGATAGGTGGCAGAAAGTTACAGATGTTTTTTAATTAGTCATTAATGCATTATGTTGCAACTACGAAAAACTTTTACATGATAATGTTGAGAAACtaaaagaatttattttaaaacagagcaacaagcaaacatattttgtgtgtgtaactaatgtttgtaacttgaataagtaataaattcagagttatttaacattaaggagtagttacatttatgttacattacatttagttacatttattagttacatctggtcctttcaGGACAGCATTGATGCTGTCAGTGAAGATGAATTTGACTCCCCTGATGTAGATGTTCAAATCATTCAAGTTAAACTAATCCTGGATGGTTGAATCTGAAGTTTCTGTACTTTTTCACAAGTATATTCGGAGTTCTGAAACGGGATCTATCTTTGATTTCAAAactatttttagtttatgaacCGTCATGATGACGTCGGATCTGATATatttcagctttattttatttttctttataattcTGAATGTGCATGTTGTAGATAATAGCAGTTATTTATAGCTTTTATTCCAGTCAAAATCCACTGTTTTCAAATGCGTGAATTGTGCGGAATGTGTAACTTTGTTCATAAAAGTATTTATCAAATATGGTCGCAATAACATCCTTTATGTTTAAATCGCTCTCAGTCTGAATATTTACTTGTTTCAACCAACTTTAAGTAAGTAAAGTATTTTGCTTTTCTTGAGTTATCTAGcgttataaatattaataatgacgTGTAGGTAGAAGTAAGCGCAGCTCCTTCAACAAAAGATTAGCATTTGATTAGCTCCGCGTTAGCATCACAACGCCAGCATTAGTTAGCATCAGCTAATACGATCGCATTGTCACTAATATTGCTAGCTGACTGTctagaacaaaaaacaaccgTAAGACAAATTAAACTTCCTCGGTTCTTACCTGACAATACAAAATCCGACTGTTCCTTCTTGTGACGGACAATAATTTCAGTGCGGCACTCAAATCTAAAGGAACCGATAGTTCTCTTCCGGTTTCAGCGTTTGAATTTTTGCGCCGAACGGTTTACGTTATCAAGTGACGTCATGACGTAGGCCCAACCCACCGTGAGAACGCTGGAGTATGAAGTGCGTAAGGGGGAAATACTGTTTGCAAGCTGTTTTTCATCGCATTCTTCTTGTTTTCGCACAcattatgtttgttttatgattatttcaACTTTTAATTTTATGAGAAATACGCTGGATTCACCTCAGTatgttttttcattaattcCTACAATTGCATATTTTTACACATAATTGCAACTCAAGAGATCTGATTCAGCTAAGTAGGTTTGATAATGTCTCTGTTAAATACATGAAAGTATATTACTGAATATTATGCAAAGGCCAATATGATCCAATGATTAAAGTCTGAAGTAACAGTGAGAAGTCCCAATTTGTATGCTTAATTTGGTGCTGCATAAAATTTAACTAAAGCTGGCACAGTCTGAATATTCTGCTCCAGGTGTCTTTGTTTCTGATGACAGGTTTACTTTCcagaataaagataaaatagaaatgaaTTAATTCCAGCGAATAGGAAATAACTGCACACTAGATGGCAGTATAAAGTAAAGATCCTAGCAAGTTCCAGCGTGTACTAAATGTGTTATGGAagggaaatttttttaaaatggctgTAATTCCCTCACTTGTCATACACctttttctgaatgaatgaaagcccTGCCAGACAAACTCTCTAGTTCCCTGCGTTTTGATTTCACCCTCTACATTTATTTGGTCTCAGGGCTGTCTGGCCTTTTACTGCCTCTGAGatttaataatttcatgtcCATAAATACACAGGCATGCAGGATTCAGGCTATAAACCCTGAGAATGGTATCATTGATTAATTTTGTGAGTGTTTTGGATCTATTCATCCAAAGGGAACCCCTCGCTGCCAGTGTCTCTGATATTATGGTTGttcattttcaatttaatttttgaaGTATCAGACAAAATAGAATAgtttacacaaaaacatttattcttgAACCAAAGTGTCAAGCCTTTCATAATTTGGATAAATCTGTCAGTCAGTTCTTAGCTGCTGCTTTCAGTGTTTACAGATTACTTGAGTACATGTCCTTTAATCTGACTGGTCAGATTAACTTCACAGACATAAGTGTTAGACCTTTGACTGTATTGAAAACTCTTGGGACTGAAATTAGACATTTGTATGGTGGTGAACAAAGGCAGCTGTGAGCTATAAACAGTGTGAACTGCAGGGACAGgaataaatgcattttgaatGGGCAGTAAATAGTAATATCAAAAAATTCACACTTGGTTTCTCTGGTGGCAGACAATCGTAGTATTTGGTCATGGTTGAGGATTTCATTCtaagttttatttccattatccCTGTATGCctgcatggttgtgtgtgaatgaatgaatccatcacttaataataattaattatttcataGTTATCAAAACAGAACATTTCTTGATGAGAGTTAACCTTGGTCAGATTTTTGTTTAATTACTTTCTCTTTTCAACACATGTTTTGGACTCATGGTGACTCTCCTATCATTATCTCAGGGTTAATGAGGTACTTAAGACTCACCACACTCTAGTGTGTCCAActgaaggcccgggggccaaatgtggcccgccacattatttaatgtggcccacggGAGCATAGAAGGTCAgagtttctaaaaataaataggccaaaagtgtgctttgatcaaaactacatttcccacaatgcagcaatcAAGCCCATTTCAACtgtgtcctaacttgtgtctgatgttatttttatttattgattgatagtttgatccttgattgatggagttctgtgggtttaataacctgacaaatgaaaaggatttatgttagaacagagaaacaaacaaacatgtttttttctgtctaactgtaatgtttgtatcttgaataagtaataaattcagagttatttaacattaaggagtagttacatttattttaaattacatttagttacatttattagttacatctggccctttgacaacagccgttatgctgattgtggccctcagtgaaaatgaatttgacacccctggtctagtGTTATATAATGCAGCGGGGGCCCTCACTGGCAGTGTGGGGAGGACAGGATGAGGTCTGAGCCAATGCAGCAGATATATACACTATACTGCTCCAATGCTTTTAATGGAATTACAAAACAGAGGAGTGCTGTGTACAATAAACAGCCCCGAAAACCAGGACAGACTGGAGCGGGAAAACAGCCTCTAAGAATAGAGTGCTGTTTATTTCACTCACTGGGAATATCAGATGGTATGAACTTAAGAGGAGGTGTCATAGAGAACATTATTAGTCAAACGAACATTAATAAATCcattgtttgtaaaaaaaaaaataaagcaacaaacaTTGATGTTGTATTTAACgttgttgagccgcattttgtaaaaacgatgcattttgtaataaatggtccaaaatgtaataactttttcattccACTTTGTAATAAAGTACCACTTTTATCtatcttctgcgcatgcgcgagcaggctgcagtttcctctgctcagagcgagtttgtttgcataattttgcgtttttttctatgtttctgcgtgtatttttctaacgttaaattatataatgtatagtgatatgctagtgtactccagggaggagttgatgtctctgagggtcaaaggagacccagcaacacgcgatctcatccccgctgagctccgacggagatatcgcggatgccgagcgggtcgagttgaaaggactagactaacggctagagccgctaaccggaggagagtcaagccctccgtcccctccgtcatcacggggaacgtgaactctctacccaacaagttggacgaactgacggcgctgtgcaggactgatcatcgctaccgggagaccagcttgttggtgttctcagagacgtggctaactggcgacgtgccggacgctaacgtccgactaaccggcttctcctccgtacgagcggaccgggacacgaacaccgccggtaagaagaaaggaggtggattaatcatctacaccaacgatagatggtgccatccgggacatgtgacggtgaaatcaacactgtgtaaccgcgacctggagctagcagctgttagcatcagaccctactacctggcgcgtgaattctcacacgtcatcgtcctcgccatctacatccctccacgggcggaccctgaggcggcacgagagaccatctgtgggaccacctctgctcttcggacccggcacccggaggcgctcgtcatcatcaccggtgactttaaccacgtcaccttggactcatctctgcccacaatggtccagtgtgtagactgtcccacacggaagaacagaaccatcgatctgttctacactaatgctaaggaggcatacaccgccacccccctccctccactaggtaaatcagaccataacctagtgtacctacagcctacctacatcccgctggtgaaacggctgccagctacaacacgacaggtcaggaggtggtccccggaagcagaggagatgctgaggaactgcttccagaccaccgactgggatgttattgtgggctcacatggggaagacattgagggggcagctcagtgttttacagactacataaacttctgtgtggacaccgtggcccctgtcaggacaatcaggtgttaccccaacaacaaaccatgggtaaccaaggaagtcaaggctgtcctgaacaggaagaagcaggcgttcaggagcaagaacgaggaggagatgaggaaggcccagaaggaagtgagactctgcctgagggaggccaaggaggcgtacgggaggaagctggagaagcagctggggcgcaaccaagtgcgggaggtctggaatgggatgagaaccatcaccggacacgggaaagggcgcagcactgtggaggggaatattgaa
Encoded proteins:
- the ncaph gene encoding condensin complex subunit 2, producing MSAASTPISRVRPGWTSSLKSKGVSPASCSTPLMAAFPGNDDEKERRQRRRSRVIDLQAASDSSFNDSACHSATGTPAAVPKLSNAQISEHYSTCIKLSTENKITTKNAFGLHLIDYMADILKQKDSELTNFKVAAGTLDASTKIYAVRVDAVHADAYRVLGGLGAETKPGEAHGQKEEGGGEEADSEATVKQPKKKRPPKKTVEQNLSNINSAESERRCEVDPMFHRMASSFDESSTSGVFLSVLFSENNRCELLFPSHMTLLQSRPSYSPPPPQGVPASPFMAGLQRSQEKSSICPSLQDFSFTSWNPEQTTNQLLEKMKQGEHAFDVNAEPEPEPEDDCPEFDADYEEGLGDSEEKYTEGCVASGSGKGRDVIPIGEGDIATMCLQLSSQPREYSYFSPRTMATWAGPGYWQFKPKHKLDHLPDKEVRKRKPKKTFEIDFSDDLNFDPFFRTTRAATTNSKSALSASNKKTTLPADFQFPPETLSQLGLKPSTSLCPEGQKRLSGELGEEIGDYNYNNANDTNNFCPGLQGGDSDDDVEGFAGSDDTQPSGDSLPPPSQDLEGVSTYGEDDLVPEPHRVNKIEINYAKTAKKMDMKRLKNNMWTLLTESPEKPPEEEATEEQPEVCGEKVFSQTTKTLLQRLPNTMAQNLSVPLAFVALLHLANEKNLELVKVDDMSDIIIRQGH